The Brachyhypopomus gauderio isolate BG-103 chromosome 1, BGAUD_0.2, whole genome shotgun sequence genome includes a window with the following:
- the LOC143523126 gene encoding uncharacterized protein LOC143523126 isoform X2, translated as MFGLECLVGKVECLDSVLMLKSSEQVARHFALLITIHTNLTNFLFLLYLSVFLFFLFFRWRMSFFPRRTDQPRPRQEQNHFIYTPGFTTHGVPYNPQATVIHTDPCGPAPFPHGSTAGPSDVGYVNMPVEGPLLTGPDMERQRHLAQPHVQGKVLRQMDPVYLQPAGEVGSSRCPPLPVLTSRTTVTSSGLMRPSPPTFTRLPPLPKPSGREPLRAFRPAKGSVEPPQLHSPGWRRERVGRLHRSGRHLQPLLPDIFEAADPSDAGRGLPKSSRLLSGNTPGSFLLPSYPLATLPGVQLTPTLHRRRHKRDTSPRRRDPGPWRDSTGEVGSSRCPPLPVLASRTTVTSSGLMRPSPPTFTKLPPLPKPSGREPLRAFRPAKGSQVQSTRAVPADDMCEGVVGRDELKPGTPREDPHEHQILQPFYKPDLALAQSFRLLSSDDWEKKIEGLMFIRRLAQYHADVLGSRLHDVCIVLIQEVLHLRSAVSRMAVVSLRELYSSLQKGMDQEVEATAKVLLHKAAESNGFIRQDVDTALDSMVQNCTPIRSMNALLAGGLCHLNAAVRKCTARHLATLVEKIGAERIIPAVSKLAQDSSQETRRLGRRMLLFLSSHHDFDKMVEKYIPAKDLATIRDTVLTLKSKKRTKVSRIPRYKMRQPRLEQQDAPAAQTDRQNTQRMKRSLRHTVRDVSPDDAAPLKDLQLNSNVPAQTKTDVLMDDLPTSPSNARTPRSPVKSLIPPLHPSPPTAVPTKHLLPRCRRAPSLIRARPSLSNSSVSFTSRYTAGRLLGTGGFGSVYAGVRKADGKQIAIKFVPKYHAERFITVPGNTRRLPLEVALMEMVCKPPRCEHIVELLEWFECHKCFILILERPVPCIDLFDFLNLHQRQLPEPLARRIMRQVVQAVLHCHDRGVLHRDIKGKNLLVNLDTLDVKLIDFGCGDLLKTGPYRHFRGTMVYSPPEWQVDRTYEGRQATIWSLGVLLYSIICGHLPFEKVEDIVEAHLCFSGNPSRDCRHLITWCLQKDPAKRPVLEDVLAHEWFLEGLQN; from the exons atgtttggtttagaatgtttggttgggaaggtggaatgtttggattcagttttgatgctgaaaagctcagaacaagtcgcaagacattttgctctgttaattacAATACATACAAATCTAACAAATTTTCTATTTCTTCTatatctttctgtctttctattctttctatttttcaggtggagaatgagttttttccCCAGGAGAACCGACCAGCCTAGGCCTAGgcaggaacagaaccacttcatatacacaccaggttttaccactcatg gtgtgccctacaacccccaagcgacagtgatccacacggatccctgtggaccagcacccttccctcacggaagtacggcgggaccctcagatgtcggctATGTTAACAtgcctgtagaaggaccactcctcactg gccctgacatggagaggcagagacaccttgctcagccccatgttcaaggcAAGGTTCTGAGGCAGATGGATCCAGTCTACCTCCAGCCTGCTG gtgaagttggctccagcaggtgtcccccactgcctgtgctcacttcacgcacgacagtcacctcgtcaggactgatgaggccttctccacccaccttcacaaggttgcctccactccccaaaccttctggccgagagcctctccgtgccttcaggcctgccaaag gttcagtggagcctccccagctccactctccagggtggaggagagagagagtggggagacttcaccggagcggcagacatcttcaacccttgctcccagacatcttcgaagcagctgaccccagtgatgctggtagag gtttgcccaaatccagccgcttGCTGTCTGGGAACACCCCCGGGTCTTTcctactgccctcctaccctctggCCACTCTTCCGGGAGTGCAGCTCACTCCCACTCTGCATCGTAGACGACACAAGCGAGACACGAGCCCTCGGCGCAGAGACCCGGGCCCGTGGAGGGACAGTACTG gtgaagttggctccagcaggtgtcccccactgcctgtgctcgcttcacgcacgacagtcacctcgtcaggactgatgaggccttctccgcCCACATTCACAAAgttgcctccactccccaaaccttctggccgagagcctctccgtgccttcaggcctgccaaag gatctcaagtgcaaagcaccagggcagtccctgctgacgacatgtgtgaaggagtagttggcagag atgaactcaaaccaggaactcccAGGGAGGATCCCCATGAGCATCAGATTTTACAGCCCTTCTACaaaccagacctcgctctcgctcagagcttcagactgcttagctctgatgactg ggagaagaaaattgaagggttgatgttcatccgtagattggctcagtatcacgctgatgtgcttggcagcaggcttcatgatgtctgtattgttcttattcaagag gtacTGCACCTGCGTTCTGcagtgtcccgcatggcggtggtgtccttgagggagttgtattccagcctgcagaaagggatggaccaggaagtggaggctacagctaaggtcctcctccacaaagcagcggagtccaatggcttcatcaggcaggacgtggacacagctctggacagcatggtgcagaactgcacccccattcggagcatgaacgcccttcttgctggaggactctg tcatctgaatgctgcagtaagaaagtgtactgctcggcacttggctactttggtagagaagattggtgcagagcgaattattcctgcagtctccaagttggcacaggactcttcccaagaaaccag gcgcttgggccggcgtatgctgctgttcctgtcctcccaccatgactttgataagatggtggaaaagtacatccctgccaaagacctggcaaccatcagggacactgtcctcactctgaaatccaag aagaggacaaaggtgtctaggattccaagatataagatgcgtcagcctcgtctggagcagcaagacGCTCCAGCCGCACAGACGGATCGGCAGAAcacgcagcgaatgaagcgcagccttaggcacacggtgagggacgtgagcccagacgacgcggcacctctgaaag acctgcagctgaacagtaaTGTTCCAGCCCAGACTAAGACCGATGTCCTCATGGATGATTTGCCCACGAGCCCCAGCAATGCACGCACCCCCAGAAGTCCCGTCAAAAGTTTGATTCCCCCGCTTCATCCCAGCCCCCCCACGGCTGTCCCTACTAAACACTTACTGCCACGATGCAGACGAGCTCCCAGTCTGATCAGAGCACGCCCGTCCCTTTCAAACAGTTCTG tgAGCTTCACTTCACGTTACACTGCGGGACGTCTTCTGGGCACAGGAGGATTCGGCTCAGTGTATGCAGGAGTCCGCAAGGCTGATGGAAAACAG ATCGCCATTAAATTTGTGCCAAAGTATCACGCAGAAAGGTTCATCACTGTT CCCGGCAATACTCGCCGTCTCCCCTTAGAGGTGGCTTTAATGGAGATGGTGTGCAAGCCACCTCGTTGTGAGCATATTGTGGAGCTCCTAGAATGGTTTGAGTGCCACAAGTGCTTCATCTTGATTCTGGAGCGACCCGTCCCCTGCATAGACCTGTTTGACTTCTTGAACTTGCACCAACGCCAACTGCCTGAGCCACTGGCACGACGGATCATGCGTCAGGTGGTTCAGGCTGTCCTTCACTGCCATGACCGTGGAGTTCTGCATAGAGACATCAAGGGAAAGAACCTTCTGGTGAACCTGGACACCCTTGACGTCAAGTTGATCGACTTTGGCTGTGGCGATCTGCTTAAGACCGGACCCTACAGGCACTTTAGAG GCACCATGGTATACAGCCCACCTGAATGGCAGGTTGACAGGACGTATGAGGGCCGTCAAGCCACCATCTGGAGTCTGGGTGTGCTCCTCTAcagtattatctgtggacatCTGCCCTTTGAGAAGGTGGAGGACATTGTTGAGGCACACCTGTGCTTCAGTGGAAACCCATCCAGAG actgccgcCATCTGATAACATGGTGTCTTCAAAAGGATCCTGCAAAACGTCCTGTGCTCGAGGATGTTCTTGCACATGAGTGGTTTTTAGAAGGACTTCAGAACTAA
- the LOC143523126 gene encoding uncharacterized protein LOC143523126 isoform X1 — protein sequence MFGLECLVGKVECLDSVLMLKSSEQVARHFALLITIHTNLTNFLFLLYLSVFLFFLFFRWRMSFFPRRTDQPRPRQEQNHFIYTPGFTTHGVPYNPQATVIHTDPCGPAPFPHGSTAGPSDVGYVNMPVEGPLLTGLAEVQNHQLSAHDLTSKTSVLSENMTSHILQHCPDMERQRHLAQPHVQGKVLRQMDPVYLQPAGEVGSSRCPPLPVLTSRTTVTSSGLMRPSPPTFTRLPPLPKPSGREPLRAFRPAKGSVEPPQLHSPGWRRERVGRLHRSGRHLQPLLPDIFEAADPSDAGRGLPKSSRLLSGNTPGSFLLPSYPLATLPGVQLTPTLHRRRHKRDTSPRRRDPGPWRDSTGEVGSSRCPPLPVLASRTTVTSSGLMRPSPPTFTKLPPLPKPSGREPLRAFRPAKGSQVQSTRAVPADDMCEGVVGRDELKPGTPREDPHEHQILQPFYKPDLALAQSFRLLSSDDWEKKIEGLMFIRRLAQYHADVLGSRLHDVCIVLIQEVLHLRSAVSRMAVVSLRELYSSLQKGMDQEVEATAKVLLHKAAESNGFIRQDVDTALDSMVQNCTPIRSMNALLAGGLCHLNAAVRKCTARHLATLVEKIGAERIIPAVSKLAQDSSQETRRLGRRMLLFLSSHHDFDKMVEKYIPAKDLATIRDTVLTLKSKKRTKVSRIPRYKMRQPRLEQQDAPAAQTDRQNTQRMKRSLRHTVRDVSPDDAAPLKDLQLNSNVPAQTKTDVLMDDLPTSPSNARTPRSPVKSLIPPLHPSPPTAVPTKHLLPRCRRAPSLIRARPSLSNSSVSFTSRYTAGRLLGTGGFGSVYAGVRKADGKQIAIKFVPKYHAERFITVPGNTRRLPLEVALMEMVCKPPRCEHIVELLEWFECHKCFILILERPVPCIDLFDFLNLHQRQLPEPLARRIMRQVVQAVLHCHDRGVLHRDIKGKNLLVNLDTLDVKLIDFGCGDLLKTGPYRHFRGTMVYSPPEWQVDRTYEGRQATIWSLGVLLYSIICGHLPFEKVEDIVEAHLCFSGNPSRDCRHLITWCLQKDPAKRPVLEDVLAHEWFLEGLQN from the exons atgtttggtttagaatgtttggttgggaaggtggaatgtttggattcagttttgatgctgaaaagctcagaacaagtcgcaagacattttgctctgttaattacAATACATACAAATCTAACAAATTTTCTATTTCTTCTatatctttctgtctttctattctttctatttttcaggtggagaatgagttttttccCCAGGAGAACCGACCAGCCTAGGCCTAGgcaggaacagaaccacttcatatacacaccaggttttaccactcatg gtgtgccctacaacccccaagcgacagtgatccacacggatccctgtggaccagcacccttccctcacggaagtacggcgggaccctcagatgtcggctATGTTAACAtgcctgtagaaggaccactcctcactg gtctggcagaggtgcagaaccatcagctttctgcacatgacctgaccagtaaaacatcagttttatcagaaaatatgacatcacatattcttcaacatt gccctgacatggagaggcagagacaccttgctcagccccatgttcaaggcAAGGTTCTGAGGCAGATGGATCCAGTCTACCTCCAGCCTGCTG gtgaagttggctccagcaggtgtcccccactgcctgtgctcacttcacgcacgacagtcacctcgtcaggactgatgaggccttctccacccaccttcacaaggttgcctccactccccaaaccttctggccgagagcctctccgtgccttcaggcctgccaaag gttcagtggagcctccccagctccactctccagggtggaggagagagagagtggggagacttcaccggagcggcagacatcttcaacccttgctcccagacatcttcgaagcagctgaccccagtgatgctggtagag gtttgcccaaatccagccgcttGCTGTCTGGGAACACCCCCGGGTCTTTcctactgccctcctaccctctggCCACTCTTCCGGGAGTGCAGCTCACTCCCACTCTGCATCGTAGACGACACAAGCGAGACACGAGCCCTCGGCGCAGAGACCCGGGCCCGTGGAGGGACAGTACTG gtgaagttggctccagcaggtgtcccccactgcctgtgctcgcttcacgcacgacagtcacctcgtcaggactgatgaggccttctccgcCCACATTCACAAAgttgcctccactccccaaaccttctggccgagagcctctccgtgccttcaggcctgccaaag gatctcaagtgcaaagcaccagggcagtccctgctgacgacatgtgtgaaggagtagttggcagag atgaactcaaaccaggaactcccAGGGAGGATCCCCATGAGCATCAGATTTTACAGCCCTTCTACaaaccagacctcgctctcgctcagagcttcagactgcttagctctgatgactg ggagaagaaaattgaagggttgatgttcatccgtagattggctcagtatcacgctgatgtgcttggcagcaggcttcatgatgtctgtattgttcttattcaagag gtacTGCACCTGCGTTCTGcagtgtcccgcatggcggtggtgtccttgagggagttgtattccagcctgcagaaagggatggaccaggaagtggaggctacagctaaggtcctcctccacaaagcagcggagtccaatggcttcatcaggcaggacgtggacacagctctggacagcatggtgcagaactgcacccccattcggagcatgaacgcccttcttgctggaggactctg tcatctgaatgctgcagtaagaaagtgtactgctcggcacttggctactttggtagagaagattggtgcagagcgaattattcctgcagtctccaagttggcacaggactcttcccaagaaaccag gcgcttgggccggcgtatgctgctgttcctgtcctcccaccatgactttgataagatggtggaaaagtacatccctgccaaagacctggcaaccatcagggacactgtcctcactctgaaatccaag aagaggacaaaggtgtctaggattccaagatataagatgcgtcagcctcgtctggagcagcaagacGCTCCAGCCGCACAGACGGATCGGCAGAAcacgcagcgaatgaagcgcagccttaggcacacggtgagggacgtgagcccagacgacgcggcacctctgaaag acctgcagctgaacagtaaTGTTCCAGCCCAGACTAAGACCGATGTCCTCATGGATGATTTGCCCACGAGCCCCAGCAATGCACGCACCCCCAGAAGTCCCGTCAAAAGTTTGATTCCCCCGCTTCATCCCAGCCCCCCCACGGCTGTCCCTACTAAACACTTACTGCCACGATGCAGACGAGCTCCCAGTCTGATCAGAGCACGCCCGTCCCTTTCAAACAGTTCTG tgAGCTTCACTTCACGTTACACTGCGGGACGTCTTCTGGGCACAGGAGGATTCGGCTCAGTGTATGCAGGAGTCCGCAAGGCTGATGGAAAACAG ATCGCCATTAAATTTGTGCCAAAGTATCACGCAGAAAGGTTCATCACTGTT CCCGGCAATACTCGCCGTCTCCCCTTAGAGGTGGCTTTAATGGAGATGGTGTGCAAGCCACCTCGTTGTGAGCATATTGTGGAGCTCCTAGAATGGTTTGAGTGCCACAAGTGCTTCATCTTGATTCTGGAGCGACCCGTCCCCTGCATAGACCTGTTTGACTTCTTGAACTTGCACCAACGCCAACTGCCTGAGCCACTGGCACGACGGATCATGCGTCAGGTGGTTCAGGCTGTCCTTCACTGCCATGACCGTGGAGTTCTGCATAGAGACATCAAGGGAAAGAACCTTCTGGTGAACCTGGACACCCTTGACGTCAAGTTGATCGACTTTGGCTGTGGCGATCTGCTTAAGACCGGACCCTACAGGCACTTTAGAG GCACCATGGTATACAGCCCACCTGAATGGCAGGTTGACAGGACGTATGAGGGCCGTCAAGCCACCATCTGGAGTCTGGGTGTGCTCCTCTAcagtattatctgtggacatCTGCCCTTTGAGAAGGTGGAGGACATTGTTGAGGCACACCTGTGCTTCAGTGGAAACCCATCCAGAG actgccgcCATCTGATAACATGGTGTCTTCAAAAGGATCCTGCAAAACGTCCTGTGCTCGAGGATGTTCTTGCACATGAGTGGTTTTTAGAAGGACTTCAGAACTAA
- the LOC143523126 gene encoding uncharacterized protein LOC143523126 isoform X3, which yields MFGLECLVGKVECLDSVLMLKSSEQVARHFALLITIHTNLTNFLFLLYLSVFLFFLFFRWRMSFFPRRTDQPRPRQEQNHFIYTPGFTTHGVPYNPQATVIHTDPCGPAPFPHGSTAGPSDVGYVNMPVEGPLLTGEVGSSRCPPLPVLTSRTTVTSSGLMRPSPPTFTRLPPLPKPSGREPLRAFRPAKGSVEPPQLHSPGWRRERVGRLHRSGRHLQPLLPDIFEAADPSDAGRGLPKSSRLLSGNTPGSFLLPSYPLATLPGVQLTPTLHRRRHKRDTSPRRRDPGPWRDSTGEVGSSRCPPLPVLASRTTVTSSGLMRPSPPTFTKLPPLPKPSGREPLRAFRPAKGSQVQSTRAVPADDMCEGVVGRDELKPGTPREDPHEHQILQPFYKPDLALAQSFRLLSSDDWEKKIEGLMFIRRLAQYHADVLGSRLHDVCIVLIQEVLHLRSAVSRMAVVSLRELYSSLQKGMDQEVEATAKVLLHKAAESNGFIRQDVDTALDSMVQNCTPIRSMNALLAGGLCHLNAAVRKCTARHLATLVEKIGAERIIPAVSKLAQDSSQETRRLGRRMLLFLSSHHDFDKMVEKYIPAKDLATIRDTVLTLKSKKRTKVSRIPRYKMRQPRLEQQDAPAAQTDRQNTQRMKRSLRHTVRDVSPDDAAPLKDLQLNSNVPAQTKTDVLMDDLPTSPSNARTPRSPVKSLIPPLHPSPPTAVPTKHLLPRCRRAPSLIRARPSLSNSSVSFTSRYTAGRLLGTGGFGSVYAGVRKADGKQIAIKFVPKYHAERFITVPGNTRRLPLEVALMEMVCKPPRCEHIVELLEWFECHKCFILILERPVPCIDLFDFLNLHQRQLPEPLARRIMRQVVQAVLHCHDRGVLHRDIKGKNLLVNLDTLDVKLIDFGCGDLLKTGPYRHFRGTMVYSPPEWQVDRTYEGRQATIWSLGVLLYSIICGHLPFEKVEDIVEAHLCFSGNPSRDCRHLITWCLQKDPAKRPVLEDVLAHEWFLEGLQN from the exons atgtttggtttagaatgtttggttgggaaggtggaatgtttggattcagttttgatgctgaaaagctcagaacaagtcgcaagacattttgctctgttaattacAATACATACAAATCTAACAAATTTTCTATTTCTTCTatatctttctgtctttctattctttctatttttcaggtggagaatgagttttttccCCAGGAGAACCGACCAGCCTAGGCCTAGgcaggaacagaaccacttcatatacacaccaggttttaccactcatg gtgtgccctacaacccccaagcgacagtgatccacacggatccctgtggaccagcacccttccctcacggaagtacggcgggaccctcagatgtcggctATGTTAACAtgcctgtagaaggaccactcctcactg gtgaagttggctccagcaggtgtcccccactgcctgtgctcacttcacgcacgacagtcacctcgtcaggactgatgaggccttctccacccaccttcacaaggttgcctccactccccaaaccttctggccgagagcctctccgtgccttcaggcctgccaaag gttcagtggagcctccccagctccactctccagggtggaggagagagagagtggggagacttcaccggagcggcagacatcttcaacccttgctcccagacatcttcgaagcagctgaccccagtgatgctggtagag gtttgcccaaatccagccgcttGCTGTCTGGGAACACCCCCGGGTCTTTcctactgccctcctaccctctggCCACTCTTCCGGGAGTGCAGCTCACTCCCACTCTGCATCGTAGACGACACAAGCGAGACACGAGCCCTCGGCGCAGAGACCCGGGCCCGTGGAGGGACAGTACTG gtgaagttggctccagcaggtgtcccccactgcctgtgctcgcttcacgcacgacagtcacctcgtcaggactgatgaggccttctccgcCCACATTCACAAAgttgcctccactccccaaaccttctggccgagagcctctccgtgccttcaggcctgccaaag gatctcaagtgcaaagcaccagggcagtccctgctgacgacatgtgtgaaggagtagttggcagag atgaactcaaaccaggaactcccAGGGAGGATCCCCATGAGCATCAGATTTTACAGCCCTTCTACaaaccagacctcgctctcgctcagagcttcagactgcttagctctgatgactg ggagaagaaaattgaagggttgatgttcatccgtagattggctcagtatcacgctgatgtgcttggcagcaggcttcatgatgtctgtattgttcttattcaagag gtacTGCACCTGCGTTCTGcagtgtcccgcatggcggtggtgtccttgagggagttgtattccagcctgcagaaagggatggaccaggaagtggaggctacagctaaggtcctcctccacaaagcagcggagtccaatggcttcatcaggcaggacgtggacacagctctggacagcatggtgcagaactgcacccccattcggagcatgaacgcccttcttgctggaggactctg tcatctgaatgctgcagtaagaaagtgtactgctcggcacttggctactttggtagagaagattggtgcagagcgaattattcctgcagtctccaagttggcacaggactcttcccaagaaaccag gcgcttgggccggcgtatgctgctgttcctgtcctcccaccatgactttgataagatggtggaaaagtacatccctgccaaagacctggcaaccatcagggacactgtcctcactctgaaatccaag aagaggacaaaggtgtctaggattccaagatataagatgcgtcagcctcgtctggagcagcaagacGCTCCAGCCGCACAGACGGATCGGCAGAAcacgcagcgaatgaagcgcagccttaggcacacggtgagggacgtgagcccagacgacgcggcacctctgaaag acctgcagctgaacagtaaTGTTCCAGCCCAGACTAAGACCGATGTCCTCATGGATGATTTGCCCACGAGCCCCAGCAATGCACGCACCCCCAGAAGTCCCGTCAAAAGTTTGATTCCCCCGCTTCATCCCAGCCCCCCCACGGCTGTCCCTACTAAACACTTACTGCCACGATGCAGACGAGCTCCCAGTCTGATCAGAGCACGCCCGTCCCTTTCAAACAGTTCTG tgAGCTTCACTTCACGTTACACTGCGGGACGTCTTCTGGGCACAGGAGGATTCGGCTCAGTGTATGCAGGAGTCCGCAAGGCTGATGGAAAACAG ATCGCCATTAAATTTGTGCCAAAGTATCACGCAGAAAGGTTCATCACTGTT CCCGGCAATACTCGCCGTCTCCCCTTAGAGGTGGCTTTAATGGAGATGGTGTGCAAGCCACCTCGTTGTGAGCATATTGTGGAGCTCCTAGAATGGTTTGAGTGCCACAAGTGCTTCATCTTGATTCTGGAGCGACCCGTCCCCTGCATAGACCTGTTTGACTTCTTGAACTTGCACCAACGCCAACTGCCTGAGCCACTGGCACGACGGATCATGCGTCAGGTGGTTCAGGCTGTCCTTCACTGCCATGACCGTGGAGTTCTGCATAGAGACATCAAGGGAAAGAACCTTCTGGTGAACCTGGACACCCTTGACGTCAAGTTGATCGACTTTGGCTGTGGCGATCTGCTTAAGACCGGACCCTACAGGCACTTTAGAG GCACCATGGTATACAGCCCACCTGAATGGCAGGTTGACAGGACGTATGAGGGCCGTCAAGCCACCATCTGGAGTCTGGGTGTGCTCCTCTAcagtattatctgtggacatCTGCCCTTTGAGAAGGTGGAGGACATTGTTGAGGCACACCTGTGCTTCAGTGGAAACCCATCCAGAG actgccgcCATCTGATAACATGGTGTCTTCAAAAGGATCCTGCAAAACGTCCTGTGCTCGAGGATGTTCTTGCACATGAGTGGTTTTTAGAAGGACTTCAGAACTAA